In a genomic window of Pelotomaculum thermopropionicum SI:
- the FixB gene encoding electron transfer flavoprotein, alpha subunit yields MQKILLVLDQNGEGIDEPSLNLCTSVKRFARRPADRVEAVLFGPCQASLSRLLGGYGVRRVYQAPGPAGYFYSPERRAKQVLELAEAIKPSLIVLPGTVSGREIAPLLALKLEAGLVSDCVQLSFEGGKTEAVVSVYNGRYQMVCEFTGSPNVVLMADVDCGEAETDNFGDAEVVLLDDPGFHGKPALEVLEAYGVPAGEIDIGEADVVVGIGGGIKTAEDFKMMKELAAALGAAVGGTRAAVDAGWIPRAGQIGQTGRAIAPLLYLAAGVSGAPQHISGVKKGKIVAVNCDPQAPVFDLAALGAVGDFREIVPLLIQKLRRGKGRGNIGRE; encoded by the coding sequence TTGCAGAAAATTCTTCTCGTGCTGGACCAAAACGGTGAGGGCATAGATGAGCCATCCTTAAATTTGTGCACGTCTGTGAAAAGGTTTGCCAGGCGCCCGGCCGACCGGGTCGAGGCCGTCCTTTTTGGCCCTTGCCAGGCCAGCCTTTCCAGGCTCCTGGGCGGTTATGGGGTCAGAAGGGTTTACCAGGCGCCGGGCCCGGCTGGTTATTTTTATTCCCCGGAGCGGAGGGCAAAGCAGGTTCTTGAACTGGCTGAAGCGATCAAGCCCTCTTTGATTGTCCTGCCGGGCACTGTGAGCGGGCGCGAAATTGCGCCCCTCTTGGCTTTAAAACTAGAAGCCGGGCTGGTCTCGGACTGCGTTCAGTTGAGCTTTGAGGGTGGTAAAACAGAAGCAGTTGTGAGCGTTTATAACGGCCGGTACCAGATGGTCTGCGAGTTTACAGGCAGCCCCAACGTGGTTTTAATGGCCGATGTAGACTGCGGGGAGGCTGAAACGGATAATTTTGGGGATGCAGAAGTTGTTCTGCTGGATGATCCTGGCTTCCACGGGAAGCCGGCCCTGGAGGTTCTGGAGGCTTACGGTGTGCCGGCCGGCGAGATTGACATTGGCGAGGCAGACGTCGTGGTCGGCATAGGCGGGGGCATCAAGACGGCAGAGGATTTTAAGATGATGAAGGAACTTGCCGCCGCGCTCGGAGCTGCAGTCGGCGGGACCAGGGCGGCGGTGGACGCCGGGTGGATACCGCGGGCAGGGCAAATCGGTCAGACCGGGCGGGCCATTGCCCCCCTCCTGTATCTGGCGGCAGGAGTTTCGGGTGCCCCGCAGCACATCTCCGGGGTAAAAAAGGGAAAAATCGTAGCCGTTAACTGCGATCCTCAGGCGCCTGTGTTTGACCTGGCCGCTCTGGGAGCGGTAGGGGACTTTAGAGAAATTGTGCCTTTGCTGATTCAGAAGCTCCGGAGGGGAAAAGGGAGGGGCAACATTGGGCGGGAATGA